CTCGACCGGACTGGAATACGCGCATGAGAATGTCTTCGCCTTCGGCCTGCTGCCAGGCGTCTTCGACACCGATATGCAGGCGACGATCCGCGCTTCGGGCGTGAATGAGGTCAGTCGGTTGCCCAGGACAGCATTACGTCCGCCCGAGGAGCCGGCGCGCGCTACCGCCTATCTTCTCTCCGGTGCTGGCGATGATCTTTCAGGCGGCGAGGTGAATATCCGCGATGCGGGATTCCGCAGCCGCGTCGGGCTGCCCCAACTCTAGTTTCGTCATCCCGGCGAAATCGGGAGTGGTTTTCACCTATCCACCAGATAATCATGCAGCACATAGCCGGCCACGAGCGTGAAGTCAGCGCGCCACCAGAAGCCTTCGAGCATTTCCTTGACCGGCAGGCGATAGACCGGCGCCTGCACGTTGGGCCGGAGCTCCACGGTGCAGGGACCTGACCAGCATTCATGCACCGTAAGCGCGCCCAGGCGGCGGGCGGTCAATTGCCGGATCGCCGGCTTGCCGTCGATATGGTTGATCGCCTTCAGATTGATGTTGAGCGCGAAGTCGAAATACTCATCCAACCTCTTGATGTCGGAGCGCTTCTGCTTGTAGGCCATGGTGCCGGTCAAGACATCGATGCCGTTACGCTCGATGGTGCCGATCCAGGCGTCGCCGCGCGCCTCGAGATTTGGGCGGCCGAGCTTCTTCGGCTGGCCATGCACTTCGCGGCCATGCACGACGCCGCCATCAGAGGAGAGGAAGAGATAGGGCGAGTAGCCACCGGCCGTCTCCTTGTAGCGGCAGCCGACCATGATGTTGCTTTCGAAATAGGGCCCCAGCCATTCCGTGTCGTTCATCTTGTAGATATGGGCCAGCACGACATCCGAGGCCGCTTCGAGGGGCGGAGGCAGAATGTGCTGGATCGCCTCCCTGTCGCTACGCCAGGCGAGCGTCATCACCTCGGCATTGCGGAAGGTGAAGGGAAAAGCCGGCACCGAGGGCGCGTCGAAGGGCGTCGAGAAGCCGTCCGCCAGCAATTGCTCCAGCGTGAGCGTGCTCGCCGCCTGGACCTTCCAGTCAGCCATTGTGTTTTCCCTTTTTCGTCATCGCCGCCTTAGTTGTATCATGGACGCTGCGCATATGGCGCACCATGGCGGCCGCCGTCCTCTCCGAGTCCTTGGCTTCCAGCGCCGCCACGATCTCCTCGTGATCCTTCACCGAGCGGGCAAGCACGCCCGGCGTTTCCCAGGCGATCTTGCGGTATTCGAAGCCCAGAACATAGAGCGATTCTGAGATGCGCTCGAGGAAGGGATTGTCGAGACCGGCGCCCAGGGTGCGGTGGAACTCAATGTCGGAGACGCGGAATGCCACCGGATTGCCGGTAAGGCCCCGCTGGATCTCGATCATCTTGCGCAGCCTGGCAATGGTGGCGGCGGTGATCTTCTGGGCAAGCAGACGACCGATGGCGCCTTCGACGACCACGCGCGATTCATGCAGCGCCTCGAAATTATCGGCCGACAGCGTGATCAGCATCTGCAGCGGCGCCAGGATCTCGGCGGCCTTCAGCGACGTGACGAAGAGGCCGCCGCCCTGGCGCGCCTTGAGGACGCCCAGTATCTGCAGGCCGCGCACCGCTTCCCTGACCGAGGGGCGCGAGACCTGCAAGGTGGCGGCAAGCTCACGCTCGGTCGGCAATTGCTGGCCCGGCCGGACACTGCCTGTCCGGATCAGGTCGAGCAGATTGCGCGCCACCTGCTCGGCGACCGAGACCCGCTCGATCGGCGCCATATCGTCCAGCGCCGGCCGTTCCTGTTTTTCTTCAGCCACGCTCTTCGTGCCCATTAGCTCTGTCCCTCACCCGCAAGGCGAGTGATATACCAGTTGCACGCATTGCTCCAGACGCCTGACTCATGTCCCGACCGGCTTGGGCGGAAAGAAGGGCACGCCGTAATCGGCCTCGAAGCCGCCATCGACATGGAAGACATGGCCATTCACGTAGGATGCCTCGGGGGAACACAGAAAGTAGATCGCGTGGGCGATTTCCGCCGGATCGGCAAGGCGGCGCGCCGGGGTACGGTCGAGGATCGGCTGCACGTCGAGGCGGCCCTCGGCGATGACATTGCGCACGAGATCGGTCTCGACATAGCCGGGTGCGACGGCGTTGACGCGCAGACCCAGTTCCGCCCATTCGACCGCTGCCGTCTTGGTCAGGGACACGATCGCGGCCTTCGAGGCGGCATAGGGCGCGCGTCCGGGGGCTCCGCGCGTCGCCGCGACCGAGGCGAGATTGACGATCGCGCCGGACCCTTGCCTCAGCATGATTCCGGCCGCCGCCTTGAGGCAGTGGAAGCAGCCATTGAGATTGATATCGAGCACCGCCAACCAGTTCTCGAAGCTCAATTCGGCGAGCGGTGCATGGCGCTGGATGCCGGCATTGTTGACAAGGGCGTCGAGCCTCCCCCATCGCGCGAGGGAAGTCGCGAAGGCGGCCTCGACCGAGGCGCGGTCGGTGACGTCGAGATGCAGCGCCAACATGCGCCCGGGATAGGCCGAGGCACGCATCCGCGCTTCGACGATGTCGACATCGCCAATCGTGACGTTCCAGCCGTTCCCGCAGAAAAGCTTGGCGGTGGCCCAGCCGATGCCGCGCGCCGCGCCGGTGATGAGGACGGTTCTGACTTCCGCTGTCATATCAAGCCCTCTTCTGGACGGCATGGCGATAGGCGTAGCGCTCCAGCATATCGTCCTTCAACTTGAGTCCGGTTCCAGGCGTCCCGGGCGCTTCGATATGGCCGTCCTTGATGTCGTCGAAGGCCGGCCTCTCGATCAGAATATGCGAGCAGTCGAAAGGCCGGTCGGCCGGGAAGATCTCGATGTGATCGGCGGCA
This genomic stretch from Nordella sp. HKS 07 harbors:
- a CDS encoding acetoacetate decarboxylase encodes the protein MADWKVQAASTLTLEQLLADGFSTPFDAPSVPAFPFTFRNAEVMTLAWRSDREAIQHILPPPLEAASDVVLAHIYKMNDTEWLGPYFESNIMVGCRYKETAGGYSPYLFLSSDGGVVHGREVHGQPKKLGRPNLEARGDAWIGTIERNGIDVLTGTMAYKQKRSDIKRLDEYFDFALNINLKAINHIDGKPAIRQLTARRLGALTVHECWSGPCTVELRPNVQAPVYRLPVKEMLEGFWWRADFTLVAGYVLHDYLVDR
- a CDS encoding FadR/GntR family transcriptional regulator translates to MGTKSVAEEKQERPALDDMAPIERVSVAEQVARNLLDLIRTGSVRPGQQLPTERELAATLQVSRPSVREAVRGLQILGVLKARQGGGLFVTSLKAAEILAPLQMLITLSADNFEALHESRVVVEGAIGRLLAQKITAATIARLRKMIEIQRGLTGNPVAFRVSDIEFHRTLGAGLDNPFLERISESLYVLGFEYRKIAWETPGVLARSVKDHEEIVAALEAKDSERTAAAMVRHMRSVHDTTKAAMTKKGKHNG
- a CDS encoding SDR family NAD(P)-dependent oxidoreductase, producing MTAEVRTVLITGAARGIGWATAKLFCGNGWNVTIGDVDIVEARMRASAYPGRMLALHLDVTDRASVEAAFATSLARWGRLDALVNNAGIQRHAPLAELSFENWLAVLDINLNGCFHCLKAAAGIMLRQGSGAIVNLASVAATRGAPGRAPYAASKAAIVSLTKTAAVEWAELGLRVNAVAPGYVETDLVRNVIAEGRLDVQPILDRTPARRLADPAEIAHAIYFLCSPEASYVNGHVFHVDGGFEADYGVPFFPPKPVGT